TGATACGTGTTGAATTCCCCCTGAATAGATGCTAATTCCTGCTTGTATGAAGTTTGCATTGCCTTTTCTTCCACCGCTTTATTGAAAAATACCGGCGATGGATTGAATTGATAAAATGTAAACAACAATGCACCCAATAATAAGATCAAAAACTGCATGGGCACTTTTACCAATCCATTCATCAGTAATCCCAATCTACTCTCTGTATTGTCTTTTGCGGTTAAATAGCGACCAACCTGCGACTGATCAGTACCAAAATAGGAAAGTGCCAAGAAGAACCCACCAATGACACCACTGATGAGATTATATCGGTCTTTCCAATCAAATCCATTTTCAGTGATACCTGTTGTAATGACATTGAGTTTCCCTGTTGCTCCACTCACTTTAAGTGCATCATTGAATCCTACTCCTTCCGGTAAATAATCAACAATCAAATAGCCGGCAACAAACATTCCTGCGAATATGATAATCAGTTGTAGTTGTTGTGTATAAGCAACTGCTTTTGCTCCACCGCTAACTGTATAGATGATCAACATCCCTCCCATCACAATATTGGTCCAGAAAATATCCCATCCCATTAAGGAAGATAAAATGATAGAAGGCGCATAAATACTGATACCTGTGGATAACCCTCTTGAAAGTAAAAACAAAAAAGAAGTAAAGGTTCTGGTCTTCAGATCAAATCTCTTTTCTAAGAACTCATACGCTGTGAAGAGTTTGAGTTTATTGAATAGTGGTACAAATGTCACACACAAAATCACCATCGCTATTGGCAGACCAAAATAATATTGCACAAAACGCATTCCATCGGTAAATGCCTGTCCGGGTGCAGAGAGAAAAGTAATCGCACTTGCCTGTGTACCCATGATACTCAACAACACCAGGTACCATGGCATACTTCTATTACTCAAAAAATATCCTTCCAGATCCTTACTGGTTCTGCTTTTGTACAGTCCATAGGTAATGATCCCGACAAGTGTAATGATCAATACTATCCAATCTACCTTACTCATGCATAGTTTTTAGTGAACCATTGAAAAAAAAGAATCAGTCCTAATAATACCAATAGCACAAACCAATACCAGCTGCGCCATGATTTGAATAAAGGAATCTTTTCTTTGGTACTCATACCGTTATTTGTTTCTGTTATGGATAAGACTGCCACTCAATAATCCCAATGCCAATCCGATCAACAAACCGACACGCACGTTCTTTATTACAAAGCCAATGGCAATGCCTATCACTACCAATGTCAATATACCGATCTTTCTTCTCTGCTTCATACTATTATTGCTTGGGTAGCGCAATGAGGTTAGCTAATATTTTAAAAGCACCCGCATTTCCTGCCGGCAGCTGTCTGAACATAACCAAGCTTACATATGCGAAATTCCCCTTTCCATATTTCGTGGTGATCAGACTTCCTGTACTTTCTTTCTCCCCTTTATCATTCATTGCCAATGGTGCTACATACTTCCCTGCCAACTGATCAGCCTGATAAGTGCTTCTCTCTTGTACCCATCCTTTAAAATCTTCCTGGGTGATGGTATTAGGATAATTTAATACCGGGTGTTGTGGTAAGACAAACTTCACAGCCGCATCTTCTTCGGTTACACGAGTGGTTCCGATTTGAAATGGATAAGGTCCGATCTTAGGATTTGACACGCCTCCTTGATTACGATTGTATTGCACGATCAGGTTACCACCATTCTGCACGTAACGCATCATCACATCATATTTTCCTGTAAGCCACTCGTGAATATTGTATGCCCTAACTCCCGTAATGATCGCATCAAGGTCTTTCAATCCTTCATCTGTTACGGATGCATCATCCAATATCTTCACTTCATACCCCATTTGCTTAAGCGCCTCAGGCATCACATCTCCTGAACCCGGAATAAATCCAATCTTCTTTCCGCGCACTTTAATTTCCGAATCGATCACTTTTACATAATCTCTGAATGCATAATGTATGTTGGGGATATGATCATAACGAATGGATTTGAAATAATCAGAAAAATTCAATGCCCTTCCTTCCGGCATCATAACACGCATGGTAGCTTCTAAATATTTTACTGGGGCTTTTGAATTATATACTTGTGATATTGGAATATCGATGATCTGTCTTTGCCCCTTTGTAAAACTTTTTGTCTCACCGGATATCACAGACTTGACTGCTTCCTGACGAATATTTAAATCGGTGACCAATCCCGGATGTGTGAAGTTGGATCTGTATACCACATGTAACATAGAGTCTGAACGATTCTTACCTTTCTCATCTTTCACATTCAATAATACCACCGATGGGTTCATGTATAATTCAATATGTGGAACGATGATGAAGGGCTGATACAATTCTCCTCGCTCAGCATCTACATATTTATACATGACCGGCTTATTGAATTCAAAAAGGTATCCTTCGATCTCTACTTGAAAAAGAGCATGATACAATGGATCATTCCAAGCCTTACCAACATCGCGCTGGTCATCCACTACAAACATTCCATCATTTTCTCTGGGCTTACGCAGCCAATAGGGTTGCGTCACTTCAGGACCCAATGTCGGTACGAGTACTTTTGTAAAAAGATAATTCTTATTCTTCTCAGGAGATATCATAAGAACCGTATCCTGATGATCAGCAAGTTTTACCGACTGTATTTTAAGATTCACATCAGAACGCTTATTCATGAAATAGCTAACACGCACACTATCCCCTTTTAATGCAGTTTCTTGCTGCGTATATGCTTCAACAAATAAAGCCGATGCATATTCAATGATCTCTTTCAGTTCTTTCAATTTCTGCATCTTCCATACCTGATCATTTGTTTTAAGATGATCGATTTTCCGATACAACCTAACCAATGAGGGTACTGACTTTGCAGGACTTCTGAAATCATACTCCTGCAAGACTTGCTGTAACAAAATCTGGATACTATCGATCTCGGATTTATTCTTAATAGGTATCGATACTTGTTTACCCTGAGCATTGGTAGTCTGCATCAAAGTGTCTACCTGTAATCTCGCCCAACTGGTATTCACCCCTTCCATAATATCAGACTTTGCTGAATCGCCGCCTGTGGTTACAAAATATTCAAACACTTCTCCTCTTCTTCTGGGTCTGCCTTCAGCCTGACTTTTATGCATGCTTCTCGCTTCACCGCCCAGCTCTCCATAACTTTTACCAATGAGTGGATTATATGCCCCTACTTCTATTTTCAATTGGTTATCACTGGTTGTATTCGTTCTGCCGAAATTGAAAGTATTCCAAAGAATTCTTTTCGCTTTCCAGGGTTTTAATCCATGTGCAAATTGTTCAGGAAATTTTTTGGGGTCTGCTGCTGCTTCAAAAGCTTCGTTGGCAATAATGGCAGAGGCCGCATGATGGCCATGACCGGCTCTTTCATCACCCGGGAAACGAGCTACAATAATATCCGGACGAAATTTTCGGATCATCCACACAACATCTTTTAACACCCGTTCACGATCCCAAATACGCAATGCTTCATCAGCACTCTTACTAAAACCAAATTCATAAGCACTTGAAAAATATTGTTCTGATCCATCGATCGCACGTGCAGCCATTAACTCATGTGTTCTGATCATTCCTAATTCTATTCCTTGTTCTGGGCCGATCAGATTTTGTCCACCATCACCTCTTGTCAAACTGAGATATGCTGTTCTGTACAATTTTTCTTTTGCCAAATAAGGCAGTAGTCCATTGTTTTCATCATCGGGATGTGCAGCGATATACAATACACTACCCAATACATTGAGCTTCTTCAACTGCAGATAAATATCCGATGAACTTGCAGTTGTTGGAACGATCTGTGCATTTGAAAAATGTGTTAACAGGCAAAAAATCAAAAGAAAGGAAGTAGTTATTCTTTTCATATGACAATAATGATGGCAGCGAAGATAATGGCAGATACAAGATACGACTCACCGTTTACACAAAAATCGGTGAATGATTAGAGCTTTAACAAAACAGCTCTTACTGTTTTATAGTGGCTCCAGGGTATGAAATGGTTGGCTCCGGGAATGGTAAGCGTGTCCATTACAGCGGCATTCTTCAAAGCTTTTACCCCAAAATCAAGATTCGCATAAGGCACAAGGATATCTTTATTTCCATGAACGATATAGACCCTCTCTTTGATGGCATCCATTTGTGGGGCAAGTTGCCGTAGATCTTTCTTCAAATACCACAATTCATCATTGGATGGACGCATGGCTCCCGGCACAAGAAACTTCAGTGGATTGTTCATGAACAACGGACGCCACCTCTCCGGATTTTCTTGTTTCGGATCAATGGATCCTGCCAGAATAACCAAGGCATCAAAGTATCCGGGTCTGTCAACCGCCAATTGAATGATCAAGGGACCACCCAATGAATGACCTACAAGATAAACCGGTTTTCCATTCTTCTCTTTTTCGAACAAGGGTTGAATGATCATAGACTGATCTTGCAAATTCATAGCGTCACCAAAATCACTGTACCCAAAACCCGGACGATCAATAGAGATCATCCGATATTTTTTTAACAGCAATGAATCGCGCATAAAAGCTTCAAATGCATCCCATGCTCCCGGTGAGCCGTGAACAAAAACAATAGTAGGCAATGTGTCATGACCTGTTTTGGCATAATGCAGGGTCCTGCTGTTTACTTTCAGTCGTCCGATCTTTAATGCCACTCCAGCTTGTTTGAACTTTTCAATCGCTTGCTCATCGCTGATCCTGAATTTCATACAGCTCTGAGCCATGATCGTCCACAAACACAAAAGAACCAGTATGATCATACCTGTTCGTTTCATTCTTAGCTTGAATTTACTTTGTGGCATAGTAGGGTTGATCAATATAAAAGGCCGGATTAAATCCGGCCTTTTGAGTGTTATTGTCCTGCTAAGAAAACAGCATTGGAGAATAAAAGTTTACCATTCTCCCAGAAATTCCGGAACAATGGATTATCAGATAAATAAACCACGGATCCGCCTCCCATATCTTGAACACCGAAGAGCATACCGTCTTTCAACTTACTCTTCACTTTATATCCTGCGAAACCTGTTACATATGCGTCTTTCTTCAACACACCTACATTCCAGCCACCCTTCATGAATTCATAAAGGATGCCATCTTGCTTAAGGGTATAGTAGAAATCAGGATATCCAAAACCTAATGGATGTGTATTGTCCAGATCCATTTTATAAATCGCACCCGGGATGGAATTAGGCAGATAACTTCTTTCGCGATCGCCATATTTTTTCACATCCAGATACTCTCCTTTTTCATCATCCTTGTCTGTCTTTTGTTTCAAGCCCCATTCAGCAGCCATCTGACCAACTGCATTTTCTAAAGCGATGATCTTTCCGCCTGAACGAACAAATTCTTTCAAACGATCGGCCGTTGCTTTATCAGATAATGCACGGATGAATCCATCTGGCACGATCAATACGGTGAAATTTTTAAGATTGACTCTTGCTATATCTCCTCCATTGATCAGCGTCAAAGGATAATCCAACTGCTTATCAAAGAAATGCCATATCTCTCCTGCTCCAAGTGAAGAAGTTCCTTCACCTGTCAGCAAAGCTACTTTCGGCGCACTGCTGATGATCTTTACATCCGGAGAACCCATATCAGAACCCTGATCCATAAATCCTGTCTCTACTGCATCTGCCTGTACATTGTGTTTAATACAAGCTGCATTGGTTATAGCTGCCCAATTCACTGATGAATTGCTGGTCTTCAAAACAATCAATGTTCCTCTTTCATAATTTTTAGTACCATATTTAAATGGTTTTTCTGCAAAACGAACTTTTACATTTTGCTTCAATAAATCCGCCAATACTTTGGCACTATTAAATGATGTATAAGGAATCAATAATCCATAAGAAGTATTCACAGGGGTAACAGATGTTGACTTCCAGTCATTGGACAGATCCAATTTTTCTTTTACAGCATATCCTTTTACACCATATGCATAGGGTACAGACCATGTTGTAATATCATAAGTGTTAGAGTCTGTTACTACAGTTCTCGGTTCCAGCAATACCTTGGCCAATACAGCTTTGGGTTGCGCAGCACTTACTGCGATATGCAATCCTTCATCAGCGAAAGCTTCTTGCTTACCGGTGAAATAATTAAATCCGCTAAAGTTTTTATTACTAAGTGTTCCCCACTCAATACCATTTTGTTCTAGCAATTTGATGACCGCATTTAATTTATTCTGATCTTTTGAAGTGAGTACATAAGTTTTATACTCACCGATCTTACCACTTCTGCTATCATCAAAATATTTTTTGAACTCACTCATTAATTTCTGCTGATGCTTACTCGCAGTTTCCACTGTAGATAATCCGGTAGTGAAATGATGAGTGGCACGATCTACCAATGTAAGTGTATCGCCATCTTCGTTCACAACAGCCAACCCACCTCTGCTATGTCCACCTTGCTCATAGGTCATACCAATTGCACCGTTATAAACAGGATAGGTATCACCATAGGAAGGATACAATAGATCGAATCTTTCTTTGGTAAAGAATAACCATCCGTTTTTATCAAAGTAAGAAGCATTGTTTCTACCAATGAGCACTTGAAAATCTCTCTGCCATGGAGTAATGACTTCATGAAAAGGCTCTGCAGCCGGAGCAAAATAATAAGGTTCATTATACCCTTGTTCATGAAAATCCACATGTACTTGTGGCAACCATGCATTGTATTTTTTTAAACGCTGCTGGGTTTCTACTTGTGTTTGCCATGCCCAATCACGGTTCAGGTCAAAGTTGTAATGATTACTTCTTCCTCCAGGCCAAGGCTCTGCATGTTCACGAGAAGAAGGATCTGCATTCATATCTTTTCCTACCACAGAATTGAACCAATTCACATAACGATCTCTTCCGTCTGGATTGATACATGGGTCGATCACAACTACTGTATTTTTCAACCACTCTTTGGTAGCGCTGTTAGAAGGATCCACCAATGCATGAATCATCAATAATGCCGCTTCAGAAGAAGACGGTTCATTACCATGTACATTATAACTTAACCAAACAATTGCCGGTGCATTTTCTACTATGGGGGCGGCCTTGTCTTTGGTAACACCCGCCAAACGAAGATTATTCAAGCGAATTGCTTCCAATCGCTGCATATTTTCAGGAGAACTCACAAAAGCAAGCATTAGTTCTCTGCCCTCATTGGTCTGACCATAGGACTCGATCTTTACCATTTCAGGACGGGCTTTTGCTACCGTGTTAAAATACTCAACGATCTTGTAGTGCCGTGTATAACGGGTACCTACTTTGTAACCCAGATAAGCTTCAGGACTGGGTACATTTTGAGCTGTGACTGATACAGACAATACCAGAATCACCAGAATGGATAATAATGATTTCATATTCAATATAAATGAGTGGTGAATGTAGCGAAGAAATAGAGGTCACGGAAAAGATTGGTTCATTTTTTTATACAGATCGGATCATATCGGGGTTGGTTTTGTGCAAAAACGCCTAATTTTCACTTATGAAAACAAACGTTTTATCATTTGTATTTCTTTTCCTCTTATCGGCTGTACAGGCACAAAAAGTTGTGTCTGTAGTTGGACCCGGAAAAGCCATTAACCCTTATAAGTATACCATTACAAAAAAGGCTACTTATACAAAAGCTGCAGTATCCAGTGCACATCCGCTGGCTAGTCAGGTGGGAGCCGTGATCATGAAACAAGGTGGCAATGCTTTTGATGCCGCTATTGCAACACAATTGGCTTTGGCCGTGGTATATCCGGGTGCCGGCAATCTGGGTGGTGGCGGATTTTTACTTGCCCGAAGAAGCAATGGAGAACTGATCGGTTTAGATTATCGCGAAGCAGCACCTGCAGCGGCTTCTAGAGATATGTATCTGGATCAACAAGGCAATGCGAATATTTCATTATCACAAAATGGACATCTCGCTTCCGGTATTCCCGGAACAGTGGCGGGTTTATTTGCTACAATGCCTTATGCCAAACTTCCCTTTGCAAAATTGGTACAACCCGCTATTGATCTTGCAGAAAATGGATTTGTTCTTACGGAAAGAGAAGCGTCTTCTTTGAATAGCACGCGTGAAGCTTTTCTGAAATACAATACCCGACCTACTGCCTTTACCAAAGAAGGTAAATGGAAAGGCGGTGATACTCTTGTACAAAAAGAATTAGCTGCAACACTCAGAAGAATGCAAAAAAATGGAGCTGCCGGATTTTATGAAGGAGAAACCGCTAAGCTCATCGTAGAAGAAATGCAACGTGGTAAAGGCATCATAACAATGGATGACCTAAAAAATTATACCGCCAAGCTCAGAGAGCCTATCAGATTTAATTATAGAGATCATCAGGTCATCAGCTTCGCACCACCAAGTAGCGGCGGAATACTCATTGCGCAGATGATGAAAATGATCGAAAAATTCCCGGTCAATAGTTATGGCTTTCAAACAGCTGCCAGCGTTCAACTGATGATCGAAGCAGAGAGAAGAGCTTATGCTGATAGAGCAGAACATTTGGGTGATCCTGATTTCTGGAAAGTTCCTGTTGATGCACTGATCAGTGAAACATATTTATCCGCAAGAATGAAAGATTATGATCCGAACAAAGCAGGTGTCAGTACCCAGATTAAAGCAGGCACTGTCACAGAAAGTGAGGAAACAACCCATCTCAGTGTTATTGATGCAGCAGGAAATCTTGTAGCCGTTACGACTACCCTTAATGGAGGATATGGCAGCAGAACAGTTGTAGGGGGTGCCGGTTTTTTATTGAATAATGAAATGGATGATTTCAGCGTAAAACCAGGCGTACCAAATATGTATGGCGCATTGGGTGGCGAAGCAAATGCGATCGTACCGGGAAAAAGAATGTTGAGTTCTATGACCCCTACTTTAATGCTCAAAAACAACAAACCTTATCTAACCATTGGCACACCGGGCGGAACAACCATTCCTACTTCTGTATTCCAGGCATTGGTAAACCTGATTGATTTTAAAATGGATTTGGATGAAGCAATCAATAAACCAAAATTTCATCATCAATGGTTTCCTGATGAAGTTGTGATTGAAAGAGACTTTCTTGCCGATACCAAGAAGCAATTGGAAGCAATGGGATATAGAGTAAAAGAAAGAAGCGCCATAGGCCGCACAGAAGGAATCAGAATTTTACCAAATGGTCGAAGAGAATCTGTTGCTGATAAAAGAGGTGATGATTCTGTAGCTGGATTTTAAAAACATACACATGCAAACATTCGGAGAAGGATTCCTGAAAGACTGTATCAAAAGATTCCGATACTATAAAGAATTAGGTGATAAAACATTTGAACAACTCAAAGAGGAAGACTTTTTTTACCAGCCTAATTTATCAAGTAACAGTATTGCCATCATCATTCAACATATGTATGGAAATATGTTGAGCCGATGGACCAACTTCCTAACAGAAGACGGAGAAAAAGACTGGCGAAAAAGAGATGCAGAATTTGAAGCAATGTCAATATCACGCGAAGACCTATTGTCATTTTGGAATGAGGGTTGGAAATGTCTGTTAACTACACTTGAAAGTCTGCAACCAGATGATCTTATGAAGACCGTAACCATCAGAACAGAGCCGCTATTGGTATATGACGCTATTTTAAGACAACTCGCACATTACCCATATCATGTCGGACAAATTGTGTACATCGGTAGAATGATTCGAGACAATGAATGGAGCTCTTTGAGTATCCCCAAGGGAGAAAGTAAGATCTATTTAGACAGCGTAAAAAAAGCCCAACAAAATAAACAATAGCACCACCTCATGCAACGAAATGTCGAGATCATTCGAACAGATATTTTATCAGATAACTGGTATATACTGAAACGAATCGAATATGAAATAACCGATGGACAGGGTAATAAAACAAGGCAACTAAGAGAAGCGTATGACCGTGGTAATGGGGCTGTGATCTTGTTGTACAATCAAGACCAAGGAACCGTTATCCTTACCCGTCAATTTCGTTTACCCACATTTATCAATGGTAATGCCGATGGAATGCTGATCGAAGCCTGTGCCGGATTATTGGATAAAGACAACCCTGAAAATTGTATCCGGCGAGAGACCGAGGAAGAAACAGGATACCAGATCAAAGATGTGAAAAAGGTCTTTGAAGCCTATATGTCTCCGGGATCTGTTACAGAAATCTTATATTTTTTTGTAGCTGCCTATACAAAAGAGATGAAAATAACAGAGGGAGGAGGTATTGAAGCAGAACAGGAAAATATTGAAGTGCTTGAGTTGCCTTTCACAAAAGCCTTAGAGATGATTGAATCCGGAGAGATAAAAGATGGCAAAACCATCATGCTCTTACAATATGCCCAGATACATCGGTTATTATGAGCTATTTTGTCATTATTTTAGATGACCGCAACGCCTTTTGGTATTGAATTTGCACAGAGGAAGCTATTACCTAAATTTGTATTAAACTGATCCGTTTCTGAAGCGATTCCTGAAAATATTAAGATATACCCTGCTCGTCATCATTGCGCTTATCCTTGTCATTTTCATAGCCATTCAAACAGAATATGTCCAGAATAAATTGGTAAGGATGGCGACCAATCGCATCTCAAAGTCGCTGGGTACCGAAGTGT
Above is a genomic segment from Sediminibacterium sp. KACHI17 containing:
- a CDS encoding sodium:solute symporter, with translation MSKVDWIVLIITLVGIITYGLYKSRTSKDLEGYFLSNRSMPWYLVLLSIMGTQASAITFLSAPGQAFTDGMRFVQYYFGLPIAMVILCVTFVPLFNKLKLFTAYEFLEKRFDLKTRTFTSFLFLLSRGLSTGISIYAPSIILSSLMGWDIFWTNIVMGGMLIIYTVSGGAKAVAYTQQLQLIIIFAGMFVAGYLIVDYLPEGVGFNDALKVSGATGKLNVITTGITENGFDWKDRYNLISGVIGGFFLALSYFGTDQSQVGRYLTAKDNTESRLGLLMNGLVKVPMQFLILLLGALLFTFYQFNPSPVFFNKAVEEKAMQTSYKQELASIQGEFNTYQIKQQEWTRLYTVEKQEQYKDSIAVGAKEISALQKQYKAVLTKAVPGADTNDTNYIFLRFVVDFLPKGLVGLLIAIIFLAAWGSIAAALNSLASCTMIDFHQRLQGIQTDSTDPEQCAKEYRQSKYYTLAWGIFCVITAQFASGMGSLIEAVNVLGSLFYGVILGIFLVAFYMKKVQANAVFAAAVIGELIVIGFFLLDRYNIIGLGFLWLNVVGALAVVLLSFIFQLFQKKIVE
- a CDS encoding PIG-L family deacetylase translates to MKRITTSFLLIFCLLTHFSNAQIVPTTASSSDIYLQLKKLNVLGSVLYIAAHPDDENNGLLPYLAKEKLYRTAYLSLTRGDGGQNLIGPEQGIELGMIRTHELMAARAIDGSEQYFSSAYEFGFSKSADEALRIWDRERVLKDVVWMIRKFRPDIIVARFPGDERAGHGHHAASAIIANEAFEAAADPKKFPEQFAHGLKPWKAKRILWNTFNFGRTNTTSDNQLKIEVGAYNPLIGKSYGELGGEARSMHKSQAEGRPRRRGEVFEYFVTTGGDSAKSDIMEGVNTSWARLQVDTLMQTTNAQGKQVSIPIKNKSEIDSIQILLQQVLQEYDFRSPAKSVPSLVRLYRKIDHLKTNDQVWKMQKLKELKEIIEYASALFVEAYTQQETALKGDSVRVSYFMNKRSDVNLKIQSVKLADHQDTVLMISPEKNKNYLFTKVLVPTLGPEVTQPYWLRKPRENDGMFVVDDQRDVGKAWNDPLYHALFQVEIEGYLFEFNKPVMYKYVDAERGELYQPFIIVPHIELYMNPSVVLLNVKDEKGKNRSDSMLHVVYRSNFTHPGLVTDLNIRQEAVKSVISGETKSFTKGQRQIIDIPISQVYNSKAPVKYLEATMRVMMPEGRALNFSDYFKSIRYDHIPNIHYAFRDYVKVIDSEIKVRGKKIGFIPGSGDVMPEALKQMGYEVKILDDASVTDEGLKDLDAIITGVRAYNIHEWLTGKYDVMMRYVQNGGNLIVQYNRNQGGVSNPKIGPYPFQIGTTRVTEEDAAVKFVLPQHPVLNYPNTITQEDFKGWVQERSTYQADQLAGKYVAPLAMNDKGEKESTGSLITTKYGKGNFAYVSLVMFRQLPAGNAGAFKILANLIALPKQ
- a CDS encoding alpha/beta hydrolase, with the protein product MKRTGMIILVLLCLWTIMAQSCMKFRISDEQAIEKFKQAGVALKIGRLKVNSRTLHYAKTGHDTLPTIVFVHGSPGAWDAFEAFMRDSLLLKKYRMISIDRPGFGYSDFGDAMNLQDQSMIIQPLFEKEKNGKPVYLVGHSLGGPLIIQLAVDRPGYFDALVILAGSIDPKQENPERWRPLFMNNPLKFLVPGAMRPSNDELWYLKKDLRQLAPQMDAIKERVYIVHGNKDILVPYANLDFGVKALKNAAVMDTLTIPGANHFIPWSHYKTVRAVLLKL
- a CDS encoding M14 family metallopeptidase, with translation MKSLLSILVILVLSVSVTAQNVPSPEAYLGYKVGTRYTRHYKIVEYFNTVAKARPEMVKIESYGQTNEGRELMLAFVSSPENMQRLEAIRLNNLRLAGVTKDKAAPIVENAPAIVWLSYNVHGNEPSSSEAALLMIHALVDPSNSATKEWLKNTVVVIDPCINPDGRDRYVNWFNSVVGKDMNADPSSREHAEPWPGGRSNHYNFDLNRDWAWQTQVETQQRLKKYNAWLPQVHVDFHEQGYNEPYYFAPAAEPFHEVITPWQRDFQVLIGRNNASYFDKNGWLFFTKERFDLLYPSYGDTYPVYNGAIGMTYEQGGHSRGGLAVVNEDGDTLTLVDRATHHFTTGLSTVETASKHQQKLMSEFKKYFDDSRSGKIGEYKTYVLTSKDQNKLNAVIKLLEQNGIEWGTLSNKNFSGFNYFTGKQEAFADEGLHIAVSAAQPKAVLAKVLLEPRTVVTDSNTYDITTWSVPYAYGVKGYAVKEKLDLSNDWKSTSVTPVNTSYGLLIPYTSFNSAKVLADLLKQNVKVRFAEKPFKYGTKNYERGTLIVLKTSNSSVNWAAITNAACIKHNVQADAVETGFMDQGSDMGSPDVKIISSAPKVALLTGEGTSSLGAGEIWHFFDKQLDYPLTLINGGDIARVNLKNFTVLIVPDGFIRALSDKATADRLKEFVRSGGKIIALENAVGQMAAEWGLKQKTDKDDEKGEYLDVKKYGDRERSYLPNSIPGAIYKMDLDNTHPLGFGYPDFYYTLKQDGILYEFMKGGWNVGVLKKDAYVTGFAGYKVKSKLKDGMLFGVQDMGGGSVVYLSDNPLFRNFWENGKLLFSNAVFLAGQ
- the ggt gene encoding gamma-glutamyltransferase, which translates into the protein MKTNVLSFVFLFLLSAVQAQKVVSVVGPGKAINPYKYTITKKATYTKAAVSSAHPLASQVGAVIMKQGGNAFDAAIATQLALAVVYPGAGNLGGGGFLLARRSNGELIGLDYREAAPAAASRDMYLDQQGNANISLSQNGHLASGIPGTVAGLFATMPYAKLPFAKLVQPAIDLAENGFVLTEREASSLNSTREAFLKYNTRPTAFTKEGKWKGGDTLVQKELAATLRRMQKNGAAGFYEGETAKLIVEEMQRGKGIITMDDLKNYTAKLREPIRFNYRDHQVISFAPPSSGGILIAQMMKMIEKFPVNSYGFQTAASVQLMIEAERRAYADRAEHLGDPDFWKVPVDALISETYLSARMKDYDPNKAGVSTQIKAGTVTESEETTHLSVIDAAGNLVAVTTTLNGGYGSRTVVGGAGFLLNNEMDDFSVKPGVPNMYGALGGEANAIVPGKRMLSSMTPTLMLKNNKPYLTIGTPGGTTIPTSVFQALVNLIDFKMDLDEAINKPKFHHQWFPDEVVIERDFLADTKKQLEAMGYRVKERSAIGRTEGIRILPNGRRESVADKRGDDSVAGF
- a CDS encoding DUF1572 family protein, encoding MQTFGEGFLKDCIKRFRYYKELGDKTFEQLKEEDFFYQPNLSSNSIAIIIQHMYGNMLSRWTNFLTEDGEKDWRKRDAEFEAMSISREDLLSFWNEGWKCLLTTLESLQPDDLMKTVTIRTEPLLVYDAILRQLAHYPYHVGQIVYIGRMIRDNEWSSLSIPKGESKIYLDSVKKAQQNKQ
- the nudK gene encoding GDP-mannose pyrophosphatase NudK; its protein translation is MQRNVEIIRTDILSDNWYILKRIEYEITDGQGNKTRQLREAYDRGNGAVILLYNQDQGTVILTRQFRLPTFINGNADGMLIEACAGLLDKDNPENCIRRETEEETGYQIKDVKKVFEAYMSPGSVTEILYFFVAAYTKEMKITEGGGIEAEQENIEVLELPFTKALEMIESGEIKDGKTIMLLQYAQIHRLL